The Geminocystis sp. M7585_C2015_104 DNA window AGAGAATTCATGGATTTTTCTATTTTTGCTACCAGTTTTTAACTCTTATTTTTGGGGGGAAATAGAAATCAAACAGGAGTTTTTTGCAATTCAGGACGTTCTTCTGGTACAATGGCACCCTCTACAGGACAGACCTGTATACAAATACCACAGTCAATACAAGTCTGGAAATCTATCCAATACCAATCAGTGCCCTTTATATTTTTACCAGGTCCAGGGTGAATACAGGCAACTGGACAGGCGGAAACACAGTCGGCAACACCCTCACAAATGTCGGTGACGATGGTGTGTGGCAAGGTTTCTCTCCCGATGAACTACACTTTACTTTTCGTGAAACAATTATACTGGAAGACAATTTGATTCTGCAATTGACGAGTAACGGCACAACTCCGAGTAATTCTTCTTGTTGTGACAGTTGGAAGGGAAGCCAAAACAATTGAGTTTGTTTGAAGAGACTTTCCCCCTATTACCCCCTACCCCAAGAAGAGTTTTCCATGAGTGTTGACTTTCTTTGTCAGTGGAAGCAACGTATCTTTAACTATTAACACCAACAGCGACAATTGTCTTCTAGACAGATTCCCCTCTCCCTAGTTACGTTTGTCATTTAAAGTAATAAAAAATTTAGATCCCTTTAGCCTTAAAACCCATACTGAGCAATTTTACCGTTTACCTCAGTAGGCTGGCTACAA harbors:
- a CDS encoding 4Fe-4S dicluster domain-containing protein, with the protein product MPHTIVTDICEGVADCVSACPVACIHPGPGKNIKGTDWYWIDFQTCIDCGICIQVCPVEGAIVPEERPELQKTPV